The following coding sequences are from one Epilithonimonas vandammei window:
- a CDS encoding M56 family metallopeptidase: protein MFRFNRFYLLFALVFSYVIPFLKINLPAVSQKENQLVFDEMQTQQLIQNTNQTSQFDWLNLILSTFVLVSIFMIIKSIVSIKKITNLKGTDIIYQKQKVKLIDKQLPPFSFWNKIYLNKSYFQNGQIDNRIFLHEKTHIVQRHSLDILFLEILKIISWFNPALYFYKKAIKDNHEFLADENIIQRNINVKDYQRLILSEIIQTQNLKLIHQFNYNNTKKRFIMMTTKKSGFENVKKTFAISAIASLSILFVQKVYASENNPEKIINKQVKTLNEGIKSDTIPQKKQLQASTKIKAAKKGRNLTVVKELKENELPIPPPPPPAREMTPAVFPEGLTALRTSFANNFDASKLNGKGMLRSNLYITIDENGITKDIRAEGSSQDFNSEAIKTMKAITQGKIWKPATEEGKPASTVFQLPITMTFQ, encoded by the coding sequence ATGTTCCGCTTCAATAGATTTTACCTTTTGTTTGCTTTGGTTTTTTCCTATGTGATTCCGTTTTTAAAAATCAATTTACCAGCAGTTTCGCAAAAGGAAAATCAATTGGTATTTGATGAAATGCAGACTCAACAGTTAATTCAGAATACTAATCAAACATCACAATTTGATTGGTTAAATTTAATTCTTTCAACCTTTGTTTTGGTTTCTATTTTTATGATTATCAAATCAATCGTTTCAATTAAGAAAATTACTAATTTGAAGGGGACTGATATAATTTATCAAAAACAAAAGGTAAAATTGATTGACAAGCAACTACCGCCGTTCAGTTTTTGGAATAAAATATATCTTAATAAAAGTTATTTTCAAAATGGGCAAATCGACAACCGGATTTTCCTCCACGAGAAAACACATATTGTTCAAAGACATTCTCTGGATATTTTGTTTTTAGAGATTTTGAAAATTATTTCCTGGTTTAATCCAGCGTTATATTTTTATAAAAAAGCAATAAAAGATAATCATGAATTTTTGGCAGATGAAAACATCATCCAAAGAAATATTAATGTTAAAGACTACCAGAGATTAATACTTTCAGAAATTATTCAAACCCAAAATCTAAAACTGATCCACCAATTCAATTACAATAACACCAAAAAACGATTTATTATGATGACCACTAAAAAGTCCGGTTTCGAAAATGTTAAAAAAACCTTTGCCATCTCTGCCATTGCCAGCTTGAGTATTTTGTTTGTTCAAAAAGTGTATGCTTCCGAAAACAATCCAGAAAAAATCATAAACAAGCAGGTAAAAACATTGAATGAAGGCATAAAATCCGATACTATTCCTCAGAAAAAGCAACTTCAGGCATCAACAAAAATAAAGGCCGCAAAAAAAGGTAGAAACTTAACCGTTGTTAAAGAATTAAAGGAGAATGAGCTTCCGATTCCTCCACCGCCGCCACCAGCAAGAGAAATGACGCCGGCTGTTTTTCCGGAAGGTCTTACAGCTTTGAGAACCAGTTTTGCAAATAATTTTGACGCTTCCAAATTAAATGGTAAAGGAATGCTGAGAAGTAATCTCTACATAACAATTGATGAAAACGGGATTACCAAAGACATCAGAGCAGAAGGCAGTAGTCAGGATTTCAACAGCGAAGCAATCAAAACAATGAAAGCAATAACTCAAGGAAAAATATGGAAACCCGCTACAGAAGAAGGTAAACCTGCATCTACTGTTTTCCAGCTACCAATAACTATGACTTTTCAATAG
- the uvrB gene encoding excinuclease ABC subunit UvrB — MQFKLHSEYQPTGDQPQAIEKLVDGILVGEKYQTLLGVTGSGKTFTVANVVQQVQKPTLVLAHNKTLAAQLFMEFKEFFPDNAVEYFVSYYDYYQPEAFIASTNTYIEKDLSINEEVEKLRLSATASLLSGRRDVLIVASVSCIYGIGNPTEFHKSLITLDKNEKISRTRLLHSLVSALYSRALNEFQRGTFRVKGDVIDIYPAYADTAIRIQFFGDEIEKIQSFDPVSGNVLSDFDSINIYPANLFVTTPETMQSAIRQIQDDLVKQVDFFQEIEKPLEAKRLEERTELDLEMIRELGYCSGIENYSRYMDGRLPGSRPFCLLDYFPKDYLMVIDESHVTIPQVHAMYGGDRSRKEVLVEHGFRLPAAMDNRPLKFNEFEDMQNQVIYVSATPADYELEKSGGTYIEQIIRPTGLLDPVIEVRPTMNQIDDLIEEIHKRVELDERVLVTTLTKKMAEELTKYFTKVGIRTRYIHSDVETLERIQIMQDLRLGLFDVLVGVNLLREGLDLPEVSLVAILDADKEGMLRSRRSMIQTVGRAARNLNGRAIMYADKMTKSMQATIDETNYRREKQMKYNADNGKVPQALNKKISENLVGRSKDFPDEKYTHKEILREVAETKASYGSEDIEKIVAQKQKEMEAAAKNLDFIKAAKLRDEIAALKA; from the coding sequence ATGCAATTCAAACTTCATTCAGAATATCAGCCGACGGGAGATCAGCCGCAAGCCATTGAAAAACTGGTAGATGGAATCCTGGTCGGTGAAAAATATCAAACGCTACTCGGTGTTACAGGTTCCGGGAAAACGTTTACTGTAGCCAATGTTGTCCAGCAGGTGCAGAAACCGACTTTGGTTCTTGCGCATAATAAAACTTTGGCGGCACAGCTTTTTATGGAGTTTAAAGAATTTTTTCCGGACAATGCGGTGGAATATTTTGTCAGCTATTACGATTATTATCAGCCCGAAGCTTTCATTGCTTCTACCAATACATATATTGAGAAAGATCTGAGCATCAATGAAGAAGTCGAAAAATTGAGATTATCTGCAACGGCAAGTTTACTTTCCGGAAGGCGTGATGTTCTCATTGTGGCTTCAGTTTCTTGTATTTATGGTATCGGTAATCCAACTGAATTTCATAAATCATTGATTACATTAGATAAAAATGAAAAAATATCCAGAACAAGGTTGCTTCATTCGCTGGTTAGTGCGTTATATTCCCGGGCGTTAAATGAATTTCAGCGTGGGACTTTCCGGGTAAAAGGGGATGTGATTGATATTTATCCGGCTTATGCAGATACGGCGATCAGAATTCAGTTTTTTGGTGATGAAATAGAAAAAATCCAGAGTTTTGATCCTGTTTCCGGTAACGTTTTATCAGACTTCGATTCTATTAATATTTACCCAGCCAATCTTTTCGTGACAACTCCTGAGACCATGCAGAGTGCGATTCGCCAGATCCAAGATGATTTGGTTAAGCAGGTTGATTTTTTCCAGGAAATTGAAAAACCTTTAGAAGCTAAACGTTTGGAAGAGCGTACCGAACTCGACTTAGAAATGATTCGAGAATTGGGCTACTGCTCCGGAATTGAGAATTATTCCCGTTATATGGACGGACGTTTGCCCGGATCAAGGCCTTTCTGTCTACTCGATTATTTTCCGAAAGATTATCTGATGGTGATAGACGAAAGTCACGTTACCATTCCTCAGGTTCACGCGATGTATGGAGGTGACCGAAGTAGAAAAGAAGTTTTGGTAGAACACGGATTCCGTTTGCCTGCTGCGATGGATAATCGACCTTTGAAATTTAATGAGTTTGAGGATATGCAGAATCAGGTGATTTATGTTTCGGCAACACCTGCAGACTATGAATTGGAAAAATCCGGAGGGACTTATATTGAGCAAATTATTCGTCCAACAGGACTTCTGGATCCAGTTATCGAAGTTCGTCCAACAATGAATCAGATTGATGATTTAATTGAAGAAATCCACAAAAGAGTAGAGCTAGATGAAAGAGTTCTTGTGACGACTTTAACCAAAAAAATGGCGGAAGAACTGACGAAGTATTTTACAAAAGTTGGAATCCGAACAAGATATATTCATTCTGATGTGGAGACTTTGGAAAGGATTCAGATTATGCAGGATTTGCGTCTAGGATTATTCGATGTTTTGGTTGGTGTCAATCTTTTGAGAGAAGGATTGGATTTACCAGAAGTTTCCTTAGTTGCGATTCTGGATGCTGATAAAGAAGGAATGTTACGTTCTAGAAGGTCGATGATTCAAACGGTGGGTAGAGCTGCGAGAAACCTGAATGGACGAGCCATAATGTATGCTGATAAGATGACGAAATCTATGCAGGCAACGATAGATGAAACCAATTATCGTCGTGAAAAGCAGATGAAATATAATGCTGATAATGGTAAAGTTCCTCAAGCATTGAATAAAAAAATCAGTGAAAATCTAGTTGGTAGAAGCAAAGATTTCCCGGATGAAAAATATACGCACAAAGAAATTTTAAGAGAAGTTGCTGAAACTAAAGCCAGCTATGGAAGTGAGGATATCGAGAAAATAGTGGCTCAAAAGCAGAAAGAAATGGAAGCAGCAGCGAAAAACCTTGACTTTATAAAAGCGGCGAAACTGAGAGATGAGATTGCAGCTCTGAAAGCTTAA
- a CDS encoding lipopolysaccharide kinase InaA family protein — protein MNFVLSEAYSQYKNDILNILKNFKNEGTVVGHGNRNVVKFFIVNDLKFNFKSFKQHNIINRHVYKYYRKSKSRRSYEYAQMLLDKGFFTPKPVAFIENHDWIGVTSSYYVSEQLEDVFTLSDVLHNDDFTDREKIIKAYTNLIFQLHENGIIFIDNASGNFLIKKTGENFQFFLVDLNRMNFYESIDIDKRLINFERLTNDLETIKIISAEYARLSGNSPEFCLNKIVDFTNKKAFKRKVKKILKFYKYFLPKH, from the coding sequence ATGAACTTTGTACTTTCCGAGGCTTATTCTCAATACAAAAACGACATTCTAAACATTTTAAAGAATTTTAAAAATGAAGGAACTGTCGTTGGTCACGGAAATAGAAATGTTGTTAAATTTTTCATTGTTAATGATTTAAAGTTCAATTTCAAATCTTTCAAACAGCACAACATCATCAATCGTCACGTTTACAAATATTATCGAAAATCAAAATCGAGACGTTCTTATGAGTATGCACAAATGCTTTTGGATAAGGGTTTTTTCACACCAAAACCTGTAGCTTTTATAGAAAATCACGATTGGATTGGTGTAACATCCAGCTATTATGTGAGTGAACAACTTGAAGATGTTTTTACTTTAAGTGATGTTCTTCATAATGATGATTTTACAGACAGAGAGAAAATTATTAAAGCCTATACCAATCTCATTTTCCAGTTGCACGAAAATGGAATTATTTTTATTGATAACGCCTCCGGAAATTTTTTGATCAAGAAAACAGGTGAAAATTTTCAGTTTTTTTTAGTCGATCTGAATAGAATGAATTTTTATGAAAGTATCGATATTGACAAAAGATTAATCAACTTTGAGAGGTTGACCAACGATCTTGAAACCATCAAAATAATTAGTGCAGAATACGCCAGATTATCGGGGAATTCTCCTGAGTTTTGTCTAAATAAGATCGTCGATTTTACTAATAAAAAAGCATTTAAACGTAAGGTAAAGAAAATACTGAAGTTTTATAAATATTTTCTTCCCAAGCATTAA
- a CDS encoding glycosyltransferase family 9 protein has product MKKKINALRRSLMRGLTKNIGKSNADIKNNQNIKIKRILISRPNHRLGNLLLLTPLVQEVIKTFPDSKIDLFVKGGVTPIIYKNYENIDRYIQLPKKPFSNLGKYIKGWFQLKFRKYDLAINSNPGSSSGRLSILATNSTFKFFGDHDEELNSKYQDYNHDAKKTIYNLRKFLTELGYPENTSELPSLKLILDKEELETGKENLLKIVQNDKKTICLFTNATGAKIYSEDWWEAFYDKLKSTFPDYNIIELLPVENISKLNFKIPNFYSTDIREMGGFLSNCALFIAADNGVMHLASSVNVPTIGLFKVTDETMYKPYNDKSFSINTNNLDLDKVIDLIKTSL; this is encoded by the coding sequence ATGAAGAAAAAAATAAATGCACTTCGGAGATCTCTAATGCGAGGTCTTACCAAGAATATTGGTAAATCTAATGCAGATATTAAAAACAATCAAAATATAAAAATCAAGAGAATTCTGATCTCAAGACCCAATCACAGATTAGGAAATTTACTATTATTGACTCCTCTTGTTCAAGAAGTTATCAAAACCTTTCCTGACAGTAAAATAGATTTGTTTGTTAAAGGTGGCGTAACACCGATTATCTATAAAAATTACGAAAATATTGACAGATATATTCAGCTTCCTAAAAAGCCTTTCAGCAACTTGGGGAAATATATCAAAGGTTGGTTTCAGCTAAAGTTTCGAAAATATGACTTGGCAATTAACTCTAATCCAGGTTCATCTTCCGGTAGATTATCTATTCTTGCGACCAATTCTACTTTCAAATTTTTCGGCGATCACGATGAAGAACTTAATTCAAAATATCAGGATTATAACCACGACGCTAAGAAAACGATTTACAATCTCAGAAAATTCTTAACGGAATTAGGCTATCCAGAAAACACTTCTGAGCTTCCTTCGCTAAAACTTATTTTAGATAAAGAAGAACTTGAAACTGGAAAAGAAAATCTGCTAAAAATAGTACAGAACGATAAGAAAACCATTTGCTTATTCACCAACGCGACGGGCGCAAAAATTTATTCTGAAGATTGGTGGGAAGCTTTCTATGACAAATTAAAATCTACGTTTCCAGATTACAATATCATCGAATTGTTACCTGTGGAAAACATTTCAAAACTGAATTTCAAAATTCCGAATTTCTACAGTACAGACATCCGGGAAATGGGTGGATTTTTGTCCAACTGTGCACTTTTTATTGCCGCTGATAATGGCGTCATGCATCTTGCAAGCTCGGTAAATGTACCTACAATCGGGCTTTTCAAAGTGACAGATGAGACGATGTACAAACCTTATAACGACAAAAGTTTCTCTATCAATACAAATAATTTGGATTTGGATAAAGTAATAGACCTCATCAAAACGTCATTATAA
- a CDS encoding DUF3820 family protein — MNPEILVEICTVKMPFGKYQNTILADLPVSYLEWFIRNGGFPKGKLGMQLSTIYEIKLNGLMDLLKPLRH, encoded by the coding sequence ATAAACCCGGAAATCCTTGTAGAGATTTGTACTGTAAAGATGCCTTTCGGCAAGTATCAAAATACAATTCTAGCAGACCTTCCAGTTTCTTACCTTGAATGGTTTATCAGAAACGGGGGCTTCCCAAAAGGAAAGTTAGGAATGCAACTTTCCACAATCTACGAGATCAAACTCAATGGATTAATGGATTTGCTAAAACCTCTGAGACATTAA
- a CDS encoding AI-2E family transporter has product MSDSGKQIDGHVIKQVALILLISVLVGLICWNLALFIPSFLGAVTLYIICRKFNFYLIEEKNWKPWLASTVLMLGSLVILILPVYFTVDQLVSKMGNAQVYMQKFNVFLEKIHQFVYQKVGFDILSKENITKVTNFAGTFSTKALSTTFNTFTVIVSMYFILYFMFVKARLFEKIIAKAMPFKRTNTQMLGDKFVKLVMANAIGIPVVALGQGIVATIGYYIFGAPSPMLLFALTALASMLPVVGAAIIYLPVGIFMIAEGQTGPGVGVLIYGLVVVGLTDNLLRFTLLKKLEDIHPLITVFGIIMGMNIFGFMGLIFGPILMSITVLLIQVYRDEFSEEDTPPPLKIPNQDDDVDVTKIII; this is encoded by the coding sequence ATGTCAGATTCCGGTAAACAAATAGATGGTCATGTGATAAAACAAGTTGCATTAATTCTTCTAATATCTGTATTAGTTGGGTTAATTTGCTGGAATCTGGCATTATTTATTCCTTCTTTTTTAGGAGCAGTTACGCTTTACATTATTTGTAGAAAATTCAATTTTTATTTGATTGAGGAAAAAAACTGGAAACCATGGCTTGCATCAACAGTTCTGATGTTAGGCTCTCTTGTTATTCTGATTTTACCTGTTTATTTTACGGTTGACCAATTGGTTTCCAAAATGGGAAATGCTCAGGTTTACATGCAGAAATTCAATGTGTTTTTGGAGAAGATTCATCAGTTTGTTTATCAGAAAGTAGGGTTTGATATCCTCAGCAAAGAGAATATTACTAAAGTTACCAATTTTGCGGGAACATTTTCTACAAAAGCCTTGAGCACGACTTTCAATACTTTTACAGTGATTGTTTCAATGTATTTTATATTGTATTTTATGTTTGTAAAAGCCAGACTTTTTGAAAAAATTATTGCCAAAGCAATGCCTTTCAAGAGAACAAATACACAAATGCTGGGAGATAAATTTGTAAAGTTAGTAATGGCAAATGCGATCGGAATTCCTGTAGTTGCTCTTGGACAAGGTATTGTCGCTACGATTGGTTATTATATTTTTGGAGCTCCAAGTCCGATGCTTTTATTTGCCTTAACGGCGCTTGCATCTATGTTGCCCGTTGTCGGCGCTGCGATTATTTATCTTCCTGTAGGGATTTTTATGATTGCCGAAGGACAGACAGGCCCGGGCGTTGGAGTTTTAATCTATGGTCTTGTGGTAGTCGGTTTGACCGATAATCTTCTGCGATTTACATTATTGAAGAAATTAGAAGACATCCATCCCTTAATCACCGTTTTTGGAATTATAATGGGTATGAACATTTTTGGATTTATGGGACTTATTTTTGGACCAATTCTGATGTCTATAACCGTTTTATTGATACAGGTTTACAGGGATGAATTTTCGGAAGAAGATACTCCTCCGCCATTGAAAATTCCTAATCAAGATGATGATGTAGATGTGACTAAGATTATAATTTAA
- a CDS encoding beta-carotene 15,15'-monooxygenase: MENFKEFDSQATTPEREVGSIISHALEIFKNTFLYCFLAVVIYFLLSFIIQMVTGFDSQLLVEEMTSGGHVDYADIIAAPGFAAYTGASFLVTLLLTPVLVSLIYVANKSNFKQPIVVSDIFFAYKQNFVNIFIYALITQIALTILLFMCILPAVFVMPFFFLGYPILIFEKASAFDALKKSFDIVQNNYGTILLTALLAGLISIAGLVLCFVGIYLTIPFAYIAMYSTYCAYCGTPRQLNP; this comes from the coding sequence ATGGAAAATTTTAAAGAATTTGATTCTCAAGCAACAACTCCAGAAAGGGAAGTGGGCTCTATTATCTCTCACGCTTTAGAGATTTTTAAGAATACGTTTTTATATTGCTTTTTGGCTGTTGTTATCTATTTCTTGCTTAGTTTCATCATCCAGATGGTAACTGGTTTTGATTCTCAACTTTTGGTTGAAGAAATGACTAGCGGAGGACACGTAGATTACGCAGATATTATTGCAGCTCCAGGTTTTGCGGCTTATACTGGCGCAAGTTTTCTTGTTACACTTCTTCTTACACCAGTTTTAGTAAGTTTGATTTATGTGGCTAATAAATCCAATTTCAAGCAACCAATTGTTGTTTCCGATATCTTTTTTGCTTATAAACAAAACTTTGTTAATATTTTCATTTACGCATTAATTACCCAAATTGCGCTCACAATCCTACTTTTTATGTGCATTTTGCCTGCAGTTTTTGTGATGCCTTTTTTCTTTCTTGGTTATCCTATCTTAATTTTTGAAAAAGCAAGCGCTTTTGATGCTTTGAAAAAATCTTTTGACATTGTACAAAACAATTATGGCACGATTTTACTTACCGCATTATTGGCTGGCCTTATCAGTATTGCAGGTTTAGTTTTGTGTTTTGTGGGGATTTATCTTACAATTCCGTTTGCTTACATCGCAATGTATTCTACTTACTGCGCTTACTGTGGGACGCCGAGACAATTAAATCCATAA
- a CDS encoding DUF2189 domain-containing protein translates to MTTPKPEIGNIISEAYQYWMRTLPFQLLFSVLYFTIFMFSSMYAFRYYGLFEEILKIQDLFYSDTKVFVEKYSEIMKTENAQYFAMVVMVIKSVIFPLNIGFLKIYRKLDLGEPPHISDLFAGFRGHYFFLFVIYALFWNIINNYLLILFFIWIPMLLLTPSLVFFKNYNFFQAFQISVKVFRNNILLFIIATLASIIISYSGLVMFIFGIFVTFPFWNAVIYVLYKHFIADFQE, encoded by the coding sequence ATGACGACGCCAAAACCTGAAATCGGGAATATTATCTCAGAAGCTTATCAATATTGGATGAGAACGCTGCCTTTTCAGCTGCTGTTTTCTGTGCTTTATTTTACCATCTTTATGTTCTCATCGATGTATGCGTTTCGCTATTACGGATTATTCGAAGAAATTTTAAAGATACAGGATTTGTTTTACTCCGATACAAAAGTATTTGTGGAAAAGTATTCTGAAATTATGAAAACTGAAAACGCCCAATATTTTGCGATGGTCGTTATGGTCATAAAGTCTGTGATTTTCCCTCTTAATATAGGTTTTTTGAAGATCTACAGAAAACTGGATCTTGGTGAGCCGCCACATATTTCTGACCTTTTTGCGGGATTCCGAGGGCATTATTTCTTCTTATTCGTGATCTATGCATTGTTTTGGAATATCATCAATAATTATCTGCTGATTCTTTTTTTCATCTGGATTCCAATGCTGCTGCTGACGCCTTCTCTAGTTTTCTTCAAAAACTACAATTTTTTTCAGGCTTTCCAGATCAGTGTAAAGGTTTTTCGCAATAATATATTATTGTTTATCATTGCAACTCTGGCTTCTATTATCATTTCTTACAGTGGATTAGTGATGTTTATTTTCGGAATCTTTGTGACATTTCCATTTTGGAACGCTGTAATCTATGTGCTTTATAAGCATTTTATCGCTGATTTTCAGGAATAA
- a CDS encoding aminodeoxychorismate synthase component I codes for MDEFSERKEPFFFLINFLMDEIRIFRKNEIENKALLIDFPNITNDVDCHPERSRSVEWKSFPETLEDYKKGFQIVQENLRKGNSYLTNYTTKTEIETNLSLEDIFQFSNAKYKVLVPDEFVFFSPETFVEIIDNKIFTHPMKGTIDAEIENAENILKNDPKEKAEHYTVVDLLRNDLSMVADNVQVKEFQRIDYIKTKQKNLLAMSSEIEGEIKPEYQNKIGTILQKLLPAGSILGAPKPKTLEIILEAELYQRGFYTGIAGYFDGENLDSCVMIRFIEKEKEKLFFKSGGGITHQSDVASEYEEMKSKIYVPIY; via the coding sequence ATGGACGAGTTTTCAGAGAGAAAAGAACCCTTCTTTTTTCTCATTAATTTTTTGATGGATGAAATCAGAATTTTCAGAAAAAATGAAATTGAAAATAAAGCTTTGTTGATTGATTTTCCGAACATTACAAACGATGTAGATTGTCATCCTGAGCGGAGCCGAAGTGTTGAATGGAAATCTTTTCCCGAAACATTAGAAGATTATAAAAAAGGATTTCAAATCGTTCAAGAAAATCTCAGAAAAGGAAATTCTTATCTGACCAATTATACCACCAAAACAGAAATCGAAACCAATCTTAGTTTGGAAGATATTTTTCAATTTTCAAATGCAAAATATAAAGTTTTAGTTCCTGACGAATTCGTTTTTTTCTCGCCGGAAACTTTCGTGGAGATTATTGACAACAAAATTTTTACACATCCGATGAAGGGGACAATTGATGCAGAAATCGAAAATGCAGAAAATATCCTGAAAAATGACCCGAAAGAAAAAGCGGAACATTACACGGTTGTAGATTTATTGAGAAATGATTTGAGTATGGTTGCGGATAACGTTCAGGTCAAAGAATTTCAAAGAATCGATTATATCAAAACAAAACAGAAAAATCTCTTGGCTATGAGTTCCGAAATCGAAGGAGAAATCAAACCGGAATATCAGAATAAAATCGGGACAATTCTTCAAAAATTGTTGCCGGCTGGTTCTATTCTCGGTGCTCCAAAACCGAAAACTTTGGAAATCATTTTGGAAGCCGAACTATATCAGAGAGGATTTTATACGGGAATTGCGGGTTATTTTGACGGTGAAAATCTGGATTCTTGCGTGATGATACGTTTTATTGAAAAAGAGAAAGAAAAACTGTTTTTCAAAAGCGGAGGTGGAATTACCCATCAAAGTGACGTTGCCAGCGAATATGAAGAAATGAAAAGCAAAATCTATGTCCCGATTTATTGA
- a CDS encoding aminotransferase class IV — MSRFIESIKVEDQKIFLKELHQKRMNDTFSHFGKECKIDIYSLFLNLEHDEDGLYKFRIEYDLENNFKTQMIPYVISELDDFELVIDNEIDYNFKSADRTQLQNLKNKNHADEIIIIKNNHITDTSYSNLLFLKDKTWFTPKSYLLNGVMRQDLLQSKEIKETEITLENIKEFTHFQLINALNDFDDMFIYPIEKIINLPKEESDLEF; from the coding sequence ATGTCCCGATTTATTGAAAGCATCAAAGTTGAAGACCAGAAAATTTTCCTGAAAGAACTTCATCAGAAAAGAATGAACGACACTTTTTCACACTTTGGAAAAGAATGTAAAATTGATATTTATAGTTTATTTCTCAATTTAGAACACGATGAAGACGGACTTTACAAATTCCGAATCGAGTATGATTTAGAAAACAATTTCAAAACGCAGATGATTCCTTATGTGATTTCAGAATTAGATGATTTTGAATTGGTTATTGATAATGAAATCGACTATAACTTTAAGTCTGCTGACAGAACTCAATTACAAAATTTGAAAAATAAAAATCACGCCGACGAAATCATTATTATAAAAAATAATCATATTACCGACACATCATATTCCAACCTTTTGTTCTTAAAAGATAAAACTTGGTTCACGCCGAAAAGTTATCTTTTGAATGGCGTGATGAGACAGGATCTTTTACAATCGAAAGAAATCAAAGAAACCGAAATCACTTTAGAGAACATCAAAGAATTTACGCATTTTCAGCTCATCAATGCCTTGAATGACTTCGATGATATGTTCATTTACCCGATTGAAAAAATCATTAACCTTCCGAAAGAGGAATCGGATTTGGAGTTTTAA